The proteins below are encoded in one region of Knoellia sp. S7-12:
- the catA gene encoding catechol 1,2-dioxygenase, whose protein sequence is MSITDTEAASAAASGASATERFHTDKSPYDAVKDVPAERVDTLAREVLDAVYATVRKHKVTYAEFNALKAWMINVGEDGEWPLFLDVWLEHVVEEVNTDHREGNKGSIEGPYYVPGAPEQGANGTVPMREDEGGTPLTWTGQVTSTDGTALAGATVELWHADSDGFYSQFAPGIPEWNLRGTFTAGDDGAFEIHTVQPAPYQIPTDGSCGKLIAAAGWHAWRPAHLHVKASAPGHELLTAQLYFPGDQHNDDDIASAVKPELILEPQSQADGTATVAYGFVLDPEKA, encoded by the coding sequence ATGAGCATCACCGACACCGAGGCCGCCTCGGCGGCCGCCTCCGGCGCCAGCGCGACCGAGCGCTTCCACACCGACAAGTCGCCGTACGACGCAGTCAAGGACGTCCCCGCCGAGCGCGTCGACACGCTGGCCCGCGAGGTCCTGGACGCGGTGTACGCCACCGTCCGCAAGCACAAGGTCACTTACGCCGAGTTCAATGCCCTCAAGGCATGGATGATCAATGTGGGGGAGGACGGGGAGTGGCCCCTGTTCCTCGACGTGTGGCTGGAGCACGTCGTCGAAGAGGTCAACACCGACCATCGTGAGGGCAACAAGGGCTCGATCGAGGGTCCGTACTACGTGCCCGGCGCTCCCGAGCAGGGCGCGAACGGAACCGTCCCGATGCGGGAGGACGAAGGCGGCACCCCGCTGACGTGGACCGGTCAGGTCACCTCCACCGACGGCACGGCGCTGGCTGGCGCCACGGTCGAGCTGTGGCACGCCGACTCGGACGGCTTCTACTCGCAGTTCGCCCCGGGCATCCCGGAGTGGAACCTTCGTGGCACCTTCACGGCCGGCGACGACGGCGCCTTCGAGATCCACACGGTGCAGCCTGCGCCCTACCAGATCCCCACCGACGGTTCCTGCGGCAAGCTCATCGCCGCCGCCGGGTGGCACGCCTGGCGTCCTGCGCACCTGCACGTCAAGGCCTCCGCGCCCGGGCACGAGCTGCTCACCGCGCAGCTCTACTTTCCCGGTGACCAGCACAACGACGACGACATCGCGTCGGCCGTCAAGCCCGAGCTGATCCTCGAGCCCCAGTCGCAGGCCGACGGCACCGCGACCGTCGCCTACGGCTTCGTCCTTGACCCCGAGAAGGCCTGA
- the catC gene encoding muconolactone Delta-isomerase yields MLYHVRMDVRIPSDMDPEVRADLVAREKAYAQEVQSSGRWPHLWRIVGEYANVSIFDVESNDTLHEVLSGLPLFPHMDITVTPLATHLSDINA; encoded by the coding sequence GTGCTCTACCACGTGCGCATGGATGTGCGGATCCCGTCCGACATGGACCCTGAGGTCAGGGCGGACCTCGTTGCGCGTGAGAAGGCCTACGCGCAGGAGGTCCAGTCATCCGGACGCTGGCCACACCTGTGGCGGATCGTGGGCGAGTACGCCAATGTGTCGATCTTCGACGTCGAGTCCAACGATACCCTCCACGAGGTGCTCTCCGGCCTGCCGTTGTTCCCCCACATGGACATCACCGTGACGCCGCTGGCCACCCACCTCAGCGACATCAACGCCTGA